Proteins found in one Tsukamurella paurometabola DSM 20162 genomic segment:
- the holA gene encoding DNA polymerase III subunit delta: MAESARVHVVVGTEDLLVERAVSAIVEDARANAGDGGGLGGEAVPVTRLRAGDVDQSELAELLSPSLFAEERIVVLESAAEAGKAPVDLIVEAAQNPPDGITLVIEHSGGGRAKSMVAALKKAGATMVEVPAISNARDRMDFAKSEFRAQKVRVSDELVELLVDSVGKDLRELAAAIAQLVADTGGRVDLAAVNRYYAGRAEVTGFEIADKAVAGQVSAAMEALRWAQHRGTPHVLIADALADAVHSVARIRGLGRTPDQYRDAGELGMAPWKVKKMTQVARRWRAENVAQALDAVANANADVKGQAADPDYALELAVRRVATLAS, from the coding sequence GTGGCAGAGAGCGCGCGGGTGCACGTGGTGGTGGGGACCGAGGACCTCCTGGTCGAGCGGGCCGTCTCCGCGATCGTGGAGGACGCGCGGGCGAACGCCGGTGACGGGGGAGGTCTGGGCGGTGAAGCCGTGCCGGTCACTCGTCTGCGCGCCGGCGATGTCGATCAGTCTGAGCTCGCCGAGCTGCTGAGCCCTTCGCTGTTCGCGGAGGAGCGGATCGTGGTGCTGGAGTCGGCGGCAGAGGCCGGGAAGGCGCCGGTCGATCTCATCGTCGAGGCGGCGCAGAACCCGCCGGACGGCATCACGCTGGTGATCGAGCACAGTGGCGGCGGTCGCGCGAAATCGATGGTCGCGGCACTCAAGAAGGCCGGCGCCACCATGGTCGAGGTGCCCGCCATCAGCAACGCCCGTGACCGTATGGACTTCGCGAAATCCGAGTTCCGGGCGCAGAAGGTGCGGGTCTCCGACGAGCTCGTCGAGCTGCTCGTCGACTCCGTCGGTAAAGATCTGCGCGAACTCGCCGCGGCCATCGCGCAGCTCGTCGCTGATACCGGCGGCCGGGTCGATCTGGCGGCGGTGAACCGCTACTACGCGGGCCGCGCCGAGGTCACCGGCTTCGAGATCGCCGACAAGGCCGTCGCCGGACAGGTGTCTGCGGCCATGGAGGCCCTGCGCTGGGCGCAGCACCGCGGCACGCCCCACGTGCTCATCGCCGACGCGCTCGCCGATGCGGTGCACTCCGTGGCCCGCATCCGGGGACTCGGTCGCACCCCCGATCAGTACCGGGACGCGGGGGAGCTGGGCATGGCCCCGTGGAAAGTCAAGAAGATGACTCAGGTGGCTCGCCGCTGGCGCGCCGAGAACGTAGCGCAGGCGCTCGACGCCGTGGCGAATGCGAATGCCGATGTGAAAGGGCAGGCGGCCGATCCGGACTACGCCCTCGAACTCGCGGTCCGCAGGGTTGCCACCCTCGCGAGCTGA
- the rsfS gene encoding ribosome silencing factor, with protein MTASENARRLSAVAALAADDKLATDVVVLDVSEQLVLTEAFVIASASNERQVNAIVEEVEDKLREIGVKPTRREGTREGRWALLDFLDIVVHVFHQEEREYYALEKLWKDCPHIEVEGLGERTAAGDAGDAPEGE; from the coding sequence ATGACCGCATCCGAGAACGCCCGCCGACTGTCTGCCGTGGCCGCGCTGGCCGCCGACGACAAGCTCGCCACCGACGTCGTGGTGCTCGACGTCTCCGAACAGCTCGTACTGACCGAGGCCTTCGTGATCGCCTCGGCGAGCAATGAGCGGCAGGTGAACGCCATCGTCGAGGAGGTCGAGGACAAGCTCCGCGAGATCGGCGTCAAACCCACCCGCCGCGAGGGCACCCGGGAGGGTCGGTGGGCCCTGTTGGACTTCCTCGATATCGTCGTGCACGTCTTCCACCAGGAGGAGCGTGAGTACTACGCCCTCGAGAAGCTGTGGAAGGACTGCCCGCACATCGAGGTCGAAGGGCTCGGAGAACGCACCGCGGCCGGGGACGCCGGAGACGCGCCCGAGGGCGAGTGA
- a CDS encoding histidine phosphatase family protein, giving the protein MRVEDGLDSSVERLTPTVRRLILLRHGQTASNAEGRMQGQLDTDLTELGRRQAVAAAGALADREPLTIISSDLRRARDTAEALSVATGVGVETDPRLRETMLGEWQGLTHTEVDAYMPGARLRWRDAPEWAPPGGEARVDVAARSYPVVTELIDALPEWGEAERPVVLVAHGGLVAALTARLLDLPVSSWPVLGGLGNCSWVQLSGHGDAPRWRLDVWNASADVETAAPVPEVQ; this is encoded by the coding sequence ATGCGGGTGGAGGACGGGCTCGACTCGTCGGTCGAGCGGCTCACCCCGACGGTGCGCCGGCTCATCCTGCTGCGCCACGGCCAGACCGCATCGAACGCCGAGGGGCGGATGCAGGGCCAGCTCGACACGGATCTCACCGAGCTCGGCCGCAGACAGGCCGTCGCCGCAGCCGGGGCGCTGGCCGACCGGGAGCCACTCACCATCATCAGCTCCGATCTGCGGCGGGCCCGCGATACCGCCGAGGCGCTCAGCGTGGCCACCGGTGTCGGTGTGGAGACGGACCCGCGCCTGCGCGAGACGATGCTCGGCGAGTGGCAGGGCCTGACCCACACCGAGGTCGACGCCTACATGCCCGGTGCTCGGCTGCGCTGGCGCGATGCCCCCGAGTGGGCGCCGCCCGGCGGCGAGGCCCGGGTCGACGTGGCTGCTCGGTCGTATCCCGTGGTCACCGAGCTCATCGACGCCCTGCCCGAATGGGGCGAGGCGGAACGCCCCGTGGTGCTCGTGGCGCACGGCGGCCTCGTCGCCGCCCTGACCGCCCGCCTGCTGGACCTGCCCGTATCGTCGTGGCCGGTGCTCGGGGGCCTCGGGAATTGCAGTTGGGTGCAACTCAGCGGTCACGGCGACGCGCCCCGCTGGCGGCTGGACGTATGGAATGCGTCTGCGGACGTCGAAACCGCCGCCCCCGTGCCCGAGGTCCAATGA
- the octT gene encoding diglucosylglycerate octanoyltransferase: protein MTESTSTLFVLSDSLGFYGPEGALPTSDPRIWPNLVAAELGMRCELFGRVGWTTRDGWWCVSQDPRVWAAIPGVDAVVLALGGMDSLPSPIPTALREQIRYLRPASLRARARDGYAVVQRLFAPVGWPMALPPEVTVDYLDRTHASITALRPHASTAVLGPAVHRTRAYAFAQPGWTRTDAAMRAWADDADVPYVPVRDLCEWSFDLGINNIDGIHWSFEMHEQVAQRVLRSLRAGGE from the coding sequence ATGACGGAATCCACGTCGACGCTGTTCGTGCTCAGCGATTCGCTCGGCTTCTACGGCCCCGAGGGGGCGCTGCCCACCTCGGATCCGCGGATCTGGCCCAATCTGGTGGCCGCCGAGCTCGGCATGCGGTGCGAGCTGTTCGGACGCGTCGGCTGGACCACCCGGGACGGCTGGTGGTGCGTGAGCCAGGACCCGCGGGTGTGGGCAGCGATCCCGGGCGTCGATGCCGTGGTCCTCGCTCTCGGCGGTATGGACTCGCTACCCTCGCCGATCCCCACTGCCCTCCGCGAGCAGATCCGGTACCTGCGGCCCGCGTCGCTGCGCGCGCGTGCCCGCGACGGTTACGCGGTGGTGCAACGCCTCTTCGCGCCCGTCGGCTGGCCGATGGCGCTGCCGCCCGAGGTGACCGTCGACTACCTGGATCGGACTCACGCGTCGATCACCGCGCTCCGCCCGCACGCGAGCACCGCCGTGCTAGGTCCGGCGGTGCACCGCACGCGCGCCTACGCCTTCGCGCAGCCCGGCTGGACGCGTACCGACGCCGCCATGCGCGCGTGGGCCGACGATGCCGACGTGCCCTACGTGCCGGTCCGTGACCTGTGCGAGTGGTCGTTCGACCTGGGGATCAATAACATCGACGGGATCCACTGGTCGTTCGAGATGCACGAGCAGGTGGCGCAGCGGGTGCTGCGCTCGCTGCGCGCGGGAGGGGAGTAG
- a CDS encoding helix-hairpin-helix domain-containing protein produces MDGIRDGRDGDETREHAYARPEWLDEFADPPRGARTDDDDPWDAEPTGWRSTVDRVRTTPRAALALCAVGLVAAVVAAVAVFGSSDGGKTGAYPVVDFAGASASAAPRSSASAAASTSASPRELVVAVVGLVRAPGLHRIAPGSRVADALTAARGTLADADTASLNLAQLLRDGDQVVVGVADGKSPVKLRSSVVPAGTGSAAGGASASGPAPSAQVNINTASAAELDRLPGVGPATAAAIIAYREQNGPFKTVDDLGKVAGIGDAKLAKITPMATV; encoded by the coding sequence ATGGACGGCATACGGGATGGGCGCGACGGTGACGAGACGCGCGAGCATGCATACGCACGGCCCGAGTGGCTCGACGAGTTCGCGGACCCGCCGCGCGGTGCCCGCACCGACGATGACGACCCGTGGGATGCCGAACCCACGGGATGGCGTTCCACGGTCGACCGGGTGCGCACCACGCCGCGTGCGGCGCTGGCCCTGTGCGCAGTCGGCCTGGTCGCGGCTGTCGTTGCCGCGGTCGCGGTGTTCGGGTCCTCCGATGGCGGGAAGACGGGCGCGTACCCGGTGGTGGACTTCGCCGGGGCCTCGGCCTCGGCTGCACCCCGTTCCTCCGCCTCTGCGGCGGCTTCGACGTCCGCCTCGCCGCGGGAGTTGGTGGTGGCGGTGGTCGGTCTGGTCCGCGCGCCCGGCCTGCACCGGATCGCGCCCGGCTCACGGGTGGCCGATGCGCTCACCGCGGCACGCGGAACACTCGCCGATGCCGATACGGCGAGTCTGAACCTCGCTCAGCTACTCCGCGACGGCGACCAGGTGGTGGTCGGGGTCGCGGACGGCAAATCCCCGGTGAAGCTCCGGAGCTCGGTAGTGCCGGCGGGGACGGGCTCCGCGGCCGGTGGGGCATCGGCGAGCGGGCCGGCGCCGAGCGCGCAGGTGAATATCAATACCGCGAGCGCCGCGGAGCTCGACCGATTGCCCGGTGTGGGGCCGGCGACGGCTGCCGCGATCATCGCCTACCGGGAGCAGAACGGGCCCTTCAAGACCGTCGACGATCTCGGCAAGGTCGCGGGTATCGGCGACGCGAAACTCGCGAAGATCACACCGATGGCCACGGTGTGA
- a CDS encoding DegV family protein, which produces MSVVVVTDASAAIAPERVREAGIHILPLHVLSSEGEFIDHGTGYEAERFVKEGVTTSGPSVGEVREVLEAAVAEANGDGVVVITMSSHLSSTYSTAVSQAALIDDSITVIDSRCIDMAMGFGVLEAARLASTGATADEVAEAAHAVLGSAEGFFCVATLDHLRAGGRVSALAALLGGALQIVPVLRLADGRIVSERKTRTVSRARDQLAALASQHLGDRPARVAVHHVEAPDAAAKVADQVRSEFPQLVELVIGPFGGTIAAHLGPGAVGVAVAPALAD; this is translated from the coding sequence ATGAGCGTGGTCGTCGTGACCGACGCCTCCGCGGCGATCGCACCGGAGCGGGTGCGCGAGGCGGGAATCCACATCCTGCCGCTGCATGTGCTCTCTTCCGAGGGCGAATTCATCGACCACGGCACCGGGTACGAGGCCGAGCGCTTCGTCAAGGAGGGGGTGACCACCTCGGGGCCGTCGGTCGGTGAGGTCCGTGAGGTGCTGGAGGCCGCGGTGGCCGAGGCGAACGGCGACGGCGTCGTCGTGATCACCATGAGCTCGCACCTGAGTTCCACGTATTCGACGGCGGTCTCGCAGGCCGCCCTCATCGACGACTCGATCACCGTGATCGACTCCCGTTGCATCGATATGGCGATGGGATTCGGCGTGCTGGAAGCCGCGCGGCTCGCCTCCACGGGCGCCACCGCCGACGAGGTGGCCGAGGCCGCGCACGCGGTGCTGGGCTCGGCGGAGGGCTTCTTCTGCGTCGCGACGTTGGACCACCTGCGCGCGGGGGGCCGGGTCAGCGCGCTCGCGGCACTGCTCGGCGGTGCCCTGCAGATCGTCCCGGTACTGCGGCTCGCGGATGGTCGCATCGTCTCCGAGCGTAAGACCCGCACCGTGAGTCGCGCCCGGGATCAGTTGGCGGCCTTGGCCTCCCAGCATCTCGGCGATCGCCCAGCCCGGGTGGCGGTGCATCATGTGGAGGCGCCCGATGCGGCGGCGAAGGTGGCCGATCAGGTGCGCTCCGAGTTCCCCCAGTTGGTGGAGTTGGTGATCGGGCCCTTCGGCGGCACGATCGCCGCGCACCTCGGTCCCGGCGCCGTGGGTGTGGCGGTGGCGCCGGCCCTCGCCGACTAA
- a CDS encoding ComEC/Rec2 family competence protein, whose amino-acid sequence MREHIDVRLVPAAVVVWPATAVALRSVAAAWATAGFLVVVASAAAVLGRSSSTVRTACLVLVAATGLGAGAAAAVAVRVHDRERAPIAHFDGAGSVLVTLDIDEWPRQRSGDPGGHLDASRVLVPATAVSVQTSATVPARGSVLLLGSTVDLGSVVPGERIAMRATVLRSTRPGLVAAVLVGSGEPTVLERAPPHFRAAARVRRDFAEVSAEALAVDAAGLLPALVLGDESRTLPTVRADFQDSGLTHLTAVSGANFAIVALCVLGMCAVLGLSVSARAAVTAVAIVAFVGLVGPTGSVVRAAVMGLLGIAALALRRGRQPFSALLAAIVILLLVRPPLALDIGFALSVAATAGLIVWAPVVRDRLVVRRVPDTLAGLLAVTVVAQVVTLPLVLALSGRVPLGALPANLLAGPVVPVITVVGTVAAMWSPVAPLLAEVGARATGPELWWVLHVARWCAELPVLVVPGGTVAGLLLVVGFGLVGAIWQHVGRGRERAGARGGGDRGPPGRAGRLRDRGGRAGERR is encoded by the coding sequence ATGCGCGAGCACATCGACGTGCGGCTGGTGCCCGCCGCGGTGGTGGTCTGGCCGGCGACGGCCGTCGCACTGCGGTCAGTGGCCGCGGCGTGGGCCACGGCAGGTTTCCTGGTCGTCGTGGCTTCGGCTGCGGCGGTACTCGGCCGATCCTCGTCCACGGTTCGCACCGCCTGCCTCGTGCTCGTGGCCGCGACGGGTCTCGGCGCTGGAGCCGCCGCCGCGGTGGCGGTACGGGTGCACGATCGCGAGCGCGCTCCGATCGCTCACTTCGACGGCGCGGGAAGCGTTCTCGTGACGCTGGACATCGACGAGTGGCCGCGCCAGCGCAGCGGCGATCCGGGCGGTCACCTCGATGCGTCGCGGGTGCTGGTGCCCGCGACAGCCGTGTCGGTCCAGACATCCGCGACGGTGCCCGCTCGCGGCTCGGTGCTGCTGCTCGGATCCACGGTCGACCTCGGCTCCGTGGTGCCGGGAGAGCGGATCGCGATGCGCGCCACCGTGCTCCGCAGCACTCGGCCGGGGCTGGTGGCCGCCGTGCTCGTCGGTTCAGGGGAGCCGACGGTCCTCGAACGCGCCCCGCCGCATTTCCGAGCCGCCGCTCGGGTGCGTCGCGATTTCGCGGAGGTCTCGGCCGAGGCGCTCGCCGTCGATGCCGCGGGCCTGCTCCCGGCACTCGTGCTGGGCGACGAATCGCGCACCCTGCCCACGGTGCGCGCCGATTTCCAGGACTCCGGCCTCACCCACCTCACCGCGGTCTCGGGTGCGAACTTCGCCATCGTCGCGCTCTGTGTGTTGGGGATGTGTGCCGTGCTGGGGTTGTCGGTATCCGCGCGGGCCGCGGTGACCGCGGTGGCGATCGTCGCGTTCGTCGGGTTGGTGGGGCCGACGGGGTCGGTGGTGCGGGCGGCGGTGATGGGTTTGCTCGGTATCGCGGCGCTGGCATTGCGGCGTGGCAGGCAGCCGTTCTCGGCGCTGCTCGCGGCGATCGTGATACTGCTGCTGGTGCGGCCCCCACTGGCGCTGGACATCGGGTTCGCGTTGTCGGTGGCGGCGACGGCGGGCCTGATCGTATGGGCACCGGTGGTGCGGGATCGACTGGTGGTGCGGCGGGTTCCGGACACCCTCGCGGGGTTGCTGGCGGTGACGGTGGTGGCACAGGTGGTCACGCTGCCGTTGGTGCTGGCGTTGTCGGGGAGGGTGCCGCTGGGCGCGCTGCCCGCGAATCTGCTCGCGGGCCCGGTGGTTCCGGTGATCACGGTGGTGGGCACCGTGGCGGCGATGTGGTCGCCGGTGGCGCCGTTGCTTGCGGAGGTGGGGGCGCGGGCGACGGGGCCGGAGCTGTGGTGGGTGCTGCATGTCGCGCGATGGTGCGCGGAGTTGCCGGTGTTGGTCGTCCCTGGAGGGACGGTGGCGGGCCTGCTGCTGGTCGTAGGGTTCGGCCTCGTCGGTGCGATCTGGCAGCATGTGGGGCGTGGCAGAGAGCGCGCGGGTGCACGTGGTGGTGGGGACCGAGGACCTCCTGGTCGAGCGGGCCGTCTCCGCGATCGTGGAGGACGCGCGGGCGAACGCCGGTGA